In Raphanus sativus cultivar WK10039 chromosome 5, ASM80110v3, whole genome shotgun sequence, the following proteins share a genomic window:
- the LOC108863454 gene encoding DUF21 domain-containing protein At2g14520 — protein sequence MAVEYECCDSNFFIHILVIVLLVLFAGLMSGLTLGLMSMSLVDLEVLAKSGTPRDRKHAAKILPVVKNQHLLLCTLLICNAAAMEALPIFLDALVTAWGAILISVTLILLFGEIIPQSVCSRHGLAIGATVAPFVRVLVWICSPVAWPISKLLDFLLGHGHVALFRRAELKTLVDLHGNEAGKGGELTHDETTIIAGALELSEKMAKDAMTPISETFVIDINAKLDRDLMNLILEKGHSRVPVYYEQRTNIIGLVLVKNLLTINPDDETQVKNVTIRRIPRVPETLPLYDILNEFQKGHSHMAVVVRQGDKIHTLPSNDATNNENVVEVRVDVVEDERTPQEKKLKRRRPLQKWKSFPNRANSFRSRSKRWSKDNDADILQLNGHPLPKLAEEEEAVGVITMEDVIEELLQEEIFDETDHHFEDS from the exons ATCTCGAGGTTCTTGCTAAATCTGGCACACCCAGAGACCGCAAACATGCTG CAAAGATATTGCCAGTTGTGAAAAATCAGCATCTTTTGCTTTGTACGTTACTGATATGCAATGCAGCTGCTATGGAG GCGCTTCCTATTTTTCTTGATGCTCTTGTGACTGCTTGGGGTGCTATTTTGATTTCAGTGACATTAATTCTTCTCTTTGGTGAG ATTATACCTCAGTCAGTTTGTTCCCGTCATGGTTTGGCGATTGGTGCAACAGTTGCTCCATTTGTTCGTGTTCTAGTCTGGATCTGCTCTCCAGTTGCATGGCCAATCAGTaag CTACTGGACTTTCTACTTGGTCATGGTCATGTAGCACTTTTCCGTAGAGCCGAGCTGAAAACACTTGTGGATTTGCATGGGAATGAG GCTGGTAAGGGTGGAGAGCTGACACATGATGAAACAACAATCATTGCTGGAGCTCTTGAGCTATCTGAGAAAATGGCTAAAGATGCAATGACACCAATCTCCGAGACTTTTGTGATTGATATCAACGCAAAACTGGACAG GGATTTGATGAATTTGATTCTTGAGAAAGGTCATAGCAGAGTCCCTGTATACTACGAGCAACGTACAAACATAATTGGTcttgttttg GTGAAGAACTTATTGACTATCAATCCAGATGATGAAACGCAGGTCAAGAATGTCACAATACGAAGGATCCCAAG agTTCCAGAAACCTTACCGTTATACGATATATTGAACGAGTTCCAGAAAGGTCACAGCCACATGGCTGTTGTTGTGAGACAAGGCGACAAAATCCACACATTACCCAGTAATGACGCTACTAATAAcg AGAATGTAGTTGAAGTAAGAGTGGATGTTGTGGAGGATGAGAGAACCCCACAAGAAAAGAAGCTGAAGAGAAGGAGACCACTTCAGAAATGGAAAAGCTTTCCAAACAGAGCGAATTCATTTAGGTCGAGGAGTAAGAGATGGTCCAAGGATAACGATGCTGATATTCTGCAACTGAACGGACATCCACTGCCAAAGCTAGCCGAGGAGGAAGAAGCTGTGGGTGTCATTACAATGGAAGATGTCATTGAGGAACTTCTTCAA GAAGAGATATTCGATGAGACGGATCATCATTTTGAAGACTCGTGA